The Cumulibacter manganitolerans genome includes a window with the following:
- the ribD gene encoding bifunctional diaminohydroxyphosphoribosylaminopyrimidine deaminase/5-amino-6-(5-phosphoribosylamino)uracil reductase RibD — MSDDQRWMREALEIGERAMGLSSPNPPVGAVVVRDGAVIGRGHTQPGGGPHAEIEALREAGAAARGATLVCTLEPCAHTGRTGPCADAIAEAGIARVVYAVGDPTEQAAGGHQRLESAGVQVRDGVLGEQARAGALRAWLHDRVSGRPYVIWKVAQSLDGQIAAEDGSSQWITGPDARADVHRLRSQIDAIVVGAGTVRADDPQLTARDAAGVPRGRQPLRVVLSSAGRLPEAARVLDGSVPTLVATGPDTPPDAVRRLAARGAQVWRSPGTRGEGIELRALLGELHQRGVLSVLVEGGPTVAGSFAGAGLIDEVRAYLAPTLLVSGMWPALRGYGISSIDDAIGLDIADVRRIGADVRIVAVRRDAGAGRK, encoded by the coding sequence GTGAGCGACGACCAGCGCTGGATGCGCGAGGCGCTGGAGATCGGCGAGCGAGCGATGGGCCTGTCCAGCCCCAACCCGCCGGTCGGCGCCGTCGTGGTCCGCGACGGCGCGGTCATCGGTCGCGGCCACACGCAGCCCGGCGGGGGGCCGCACGCCGAGATCGAGGCGCTGCGCGAGGCCGGCGCCGCGGCCCGCGGCGCCACCCTGGTGTGCACCCTCGAGCCGTGCGCGCACACCGGCCGCACCGGGCCGTGCGCCGACGCGATCGCCGAGGCCGGGATCGCCCGCGTCGTGTACGCCGTCGGCGATCCCACCGAGCAGGCCGCGGGCGGCCACCAGCGCCTCGAGAGCGCCGGGGTGCAGGTCCGCGACGGCGTCCTCGGCGAGCAGGCGCGCGCGGGTGCGCTCCGCGCGTGGCTGCACGACCGGGTGAGCGGGCGCCCGTACGTGATCTGGAAGGTCGCGCAGAGCCTCGACGGGCAGATCGCCGCCGAGGACGGCTCCAGCCAGTGGATCACCGGTCCCGATGCCCGCGCCGACGTGCACCGCCTGCGCTCGCAGATCGACGCGATCGTGGTCGGCGCCGGGACGGTCCGCGCCGACGACCCGCAGCTCACCGCCCGTGACGCGGCCGGCGTGCCCCGCGGACGGCAGCCGCTGCGGGTGGTGCTCTCCAGCGCCGGACGGCTGCCGGAGGCGGCGCGGGTCCTCGACGGCTCGGTCCCCACGCTGGTCGCGACCGGACCGGACACGCCGCCGGACGCCGTACGCCGGCTCGCCGCGCGCGGAGCGCAGGTGTGGCGCTCGCCGGGTACCCGCGGCGAGGGGATCGAGCTGCGCGCCCTGCTGGGCGAGCTGCACCAGCGCGGCGTGCTGAGCGTGCTCGTCGAGGGCGGCCCGACCGTCGCCGGCTCGTTCGCGGGCGCCGGCCTGATCGACGAGGTCCGGGCGTACCTCGCGCCCACGCTGCTGGTGAGCGGGATGTGGCCTGCGTTACGGGGCTACGGTATAAGCAGCATCGACGACGCGATCGGTCTGGACATCGCCGACGTACGGCGCATCGGTGCCGACGTGCGCATCGTCGCGGTGCGTCGTGACGCCGGAGCCGGACGAAAGTAG
- the rpe gene encoding ribulose-phosphate 3-epimerase, giving the protein MQYDAAVTTTGAPMIAPSILSADFARLAEEAAAVTGSDWLHVDVMDNHFVPNLTLGEPVVKSLRAATDIPLDCHLMIDDPDRWAPGYAELGAHNVTFHVEAAGDARQTARAIRAAGAKAGLALKPGTALEDYLEVLREFDTLLVMTVEPGFGGQAFIDEMLPKIAAARAAVDSGHLRLLVEVDGGVNTETIERAAAAGADCFVAGSAVYGAADPAAAVRRLRAQAAAAS; this is encoded by the coding sequence ATGCAGTACGACGCCGCCGTGACGACCACCGGCGCGCCCATGATCGCGCCGAGCATCCTGTCGGCCGACTTCGCGCGGCTCGCCGAGGAGGCGGCCGCCGTCACCGGCAGCGACTGGCTGCACGTCGACGTGATGGACAACCACTTCGTGCCCAACCTCACCCTCGGCGAGCCGGTGGTCAAGAGCCTGCGGGCGGCCACCGACATCCCGCTGGACTGCCACCTGATGATCGACGATCCCGACCGGTGGGCTCCGGGCTACGCCGAGCTCGGGGCGCACAACGTCACCTTCCACGTCGAGGCGGCCGGCGACGCGCGGCAGACCGCGCGCGCCATCCGGGCGGCCGGCGCGAAGGCCGGCCTCGCGCTCAAGCCCGGCACCGCCCTCGAGGACTACCTCGAGGTGCTGCGCGAGTTCGACACCCTGCTGGTGATGACCGTCGAGCCGGGGTTCGGCGGCCAGGCGTTCATCGACGAGATGCTGCCGAAGATCGCGGCCGCGCGGGCCGCGGTCGACTCGGGGCACCTCCGGCTGCTGGTCGAGGTCGACGGCGGTGTCAACACAGAGACCATCGAGCGGGCAGCAGCGGCCGGCGCCGACTGCTTCGTCGCCGGCAGTGCGGTGTACGGCGCCGCGGACCCGGCGGCGGCCGTCCGCCGGCTGCGCGCGCAGGCGGCTGCGGCGTCGTGA